In Xiphophorus hellerii strain 12219 chromosome 8, Xiphophorus_hellerii-4.1, whole genome shotgun sequence, the genomic window AGCTGCAAACATGAAGCACATTGGCACAGATTCACTTGGGACCCATCCAGCTTGAGCAAAATCTGCGAGGGGAAAGTGGCTGAGAAATGGGTCCATAGGACCGTGGCCACAGGTTAACAATGACTCCTGTTAACTGCCTTCACATAtagcatgtaaaaaaaaaactgagcttATGATTTACATGCTAACCAAATGttcacaaaaacatttggttATCAGATGACACACAAATAAATGACTGCGGTGCAAGTGAAGTGGTTAATCAAGCCTGTGTGACCACAAAAGGGAAGTAGGCGAGCATTACTGCACAATTAAAAGGAACTATGAATTCAAAAGTTAGCTTGTTATCTAAAATGTggtaaagttttaatttttgaagGCGCAGAGTTTTAGTTATGGACAAAAATGAACCGATCGCGGTCAGCTTCCTCTCATTTTAATAGACACATGTCATGTTTGCAGTCATATAAAGAGTGCCGCCCCATATTGAAATCTGTACGCGCGGGGCTCCTTCATCCGTGGGATCTCCGCTGCAGTCGAACGACTCATACGCGCACATCACAAGTCAAAATGTGCGCCAAAAGGTACAGTGCAGGGTGTGGGAAAATTAGGACAGTGTGAAAGCATTCGAGCAGCGAGCTGCTCAGAAAGTGTTACACAGATGAGATAAATTCCGGAGCCGCCAAACGGAGCTTTCTGATTGAGGCAGAGATGTTCCTTCTCCGCGGTTTCTCTTACTGCTTGCTTCTCGGCGACTTTTAACACGTATTCTCTCCGTCTCACCGTGTTTGCGTCTGTCACCACCTCACTCCCCCTTCCTCCCCTCCTCGCCTCTCTCtcttctcacacacacacgcagacacacacaggcGCCCGGTTCCCACGGTGGCGGGGGCAGCTGAGCGGCGTGTCAATCTGCGCACAGCGTCACCTCTTTTCACTTGCAAAAAGGAAGTAGCGCAGGGCTTTTGTTATTTGAAGTCCCACAGTCTAGTCGCTTTAAAAACAACTGGACTATATCCGCCGTTTATGATTTAAACAGCCACCTATAATCTCCCCATCGGAGGTGTTTTTACACGGGGAGCCCGGGCCCGTTTGGGGCTCGTTTGACTGCTATTTATACCTTTTGGTTCCTGCCCATACACACTGATAAATCCAAACGTCTGTGCCGTTTGGACCCCCTGGAACCAAGCATGTGCCGAAATACGCACCGGTCATCCCCATATTTCTCGCATtacacttacaaaaaaaaaaaaaagcattattttgaagggaaaagaaaatgatacatttttgaaaattatttttgcagtttttattcttAACTCTCGTGTCCCTAAATAAAACGTTCATTCATAAATCTACTGCTGAATAAGTAGAGGCTTGTAACATTAAAAGACAGATTCATGATGATCAATGAATACAGCAAACAGCACAGAAGTCTAAAGCAGGTTTTGGTTCTGAAATAATATGCAAAATTACTAAAATCTTATTGAGCACTATAaaccatctgaaaatggaaatgatATAATACAATCGTCAAGAGAGCCACAGTTTAGGGGCGTACAGGTGCTGTACACTACACAAATCTGGTCATCTTGATAAAACAGCAAGAATAAAGCAATGTTCACAAGGAGGCGATAAGAAGTAACGtttatacactgctcaaaaaaataaagggaacacttaaacaggtgtttaacacttaaagtgttccctttatttttttgagcagtatattttGTCACAAGCCTTATTGTGTTGAATTTGAGCACACCATTCTCAGGATGCAACAGGGTGATGGCAGTATCAGGAACAGGAAATAATCATGATAGACACAGGAACCAAGTTTCACtttgaaaactgctttattAAAGTGCGACCCAAAGTGACAGATTAAATGGGATGAAGCATAGTGGAGTTGTGTTGGGAACTTCCAGTCGCCTGGCTGAAAGTCTGCAGCAGCGCTTTTCCCTCGCTAACGATTTTGTGGCTGCGAAATGTTTTTGATAACAATAAGATGCAGATAGCTATGATCTGATAACTAAAAGAGCGGTATCCTGTCgattttaaaatgcacattacactacattttctttcaagtATTTGAGAAAATTTTCTCCAGCtaatttttgagtttctttccataaaaaaaagaaagaaaaaaaataggaataGGGGGAATTCGCAAAATACTAAACCACAAAAGGTTGGGATCCACTGAACTTCTAAATTTAGCAGGTGTTCTATATTTCTTGGTTCATATATATGTATTATTATCAAATAATAAATAGCTGTCATGTATTGGACTGATTTACGATCATAATCAATGTGCTGCCTTAGGAGTAGCGAAAAATAATcgttgcttttctgttttaaaaaaaaaaaaacacatcatgtTGTACATTTTTCCAGTAAATGTTTGTATAACACCAAGAAACCATAGTACTTTTACTTACGTTTATCATACAATGAGACATTCAAGTACGgatgattaaaatgagaaataagtTGAGCTGTGGTATCCAGTCTTAGGACCCCATATAATCTTTATCCGGCCCTGCATGTTGACCATAATACCTCATCGGTTGTTATTGAGACACTCAAGACAGAAACATTCTGTGGCAACATTATTTGGACCTCCAACCCCCCACCACCAGcaacactctctctctctctctctctctctctctctctctctctctctctctctctctctctctctctctctctctctctctctctctctctctctctctctctctctctctctctctctctctctctctctctctctctctctctctgctgaaaACCACGCCGCCCACCCCACAGACACACAGGCAAGGCTCTGATCCCTCCCTCTAACCCAGCCGGCAGCCTATAACCTCCGCGCTTCTCCGCCCATTCCTCCACAGTTGATTCTTCGGGAAGGCATTGTCATGCAAATAAAGGACGCGTAAAACTATTCCCCCGGAGCACGGCGCAGGGCAGAGACTCATAAGGACCGCGAGGAGGAGGAACACACGCATCCCGGGGCCCCGCAAAAGTGGTTTATCTGTAGCCACAACACGGACCCGTCCATCTGACGCAGGTAAGTCAACGGATTGCAGTTTGGCTGCGGGACGCAAGCCTGGGGAGATCCGTGCGTAAACCTGTGCGCACAGAGCTCTCCTCTACTCTGTCGCGCTGTCTCATTCTTGGATGTGGCGGAATGTGTGTAAGGAATTTGGATACATGCGGAcatcttttgtgatttttctttttctttttttttttttttgaaaattatttttgtctctctCAGACGTCTGCATGGCCACATGAGCAGCCACATATAGCCAGGAAGCTGGTTGGACCGTTGGAGGAAAGCCGACGGGGACCCAACAACGAGGAGGCTGCCCTTTGGTGATTGTGGTCATACTTCCAGTCTCCCCTGTGAAATCGGAGGTGTCTCTTCTTCATCTCACTGTCCAGGctacctgctgctgctgctgctgctactagaGAAGAAAAATTACATCCAGAGACCCCCGGAGCGCTCCTTGACACTTTGATGCTTTAGGGGATttaggatttctcaaatattaaCGTTTTTGCACACCAGGTGTGCCGTTTTCCCTCTTGTCCTTTTTTGGGATATATCCAGTGATCTTCCACCGTTAAAAGTGCCTTAAAACTGGGTGTAATCCAGCATAACTGTGGCACTGTTACCAGACCAGAGACGCTCGACACAGTCTTAGAGCCGAGGCAGGATTATTTCTCGTTCCCCCTCAAACTTCAGCGAGTTGCCACCATGAGCCAGGCGGATGTGTCGACTTGCTCCGCGCCGCAGAGGGTCTTCCAGGAGGCAGTGAAGAAGGGGAACACAAAGGAGCTGCACTCGCTGCTGCAGAACATGACAAACTGCGAGTTCAACGTCAACTCCTTCGGGCCGGAGGGACAGACAGCGCTCCACCAGTCCGTCATCGACGGCAACCTGGAGCTCGTGAAGCTGCTGGTGAAGTTCGGCGCAGACATCCGACTGGCTAACAGGGAAGGGTGGAGCGCTTTACATATTGCCGCCTTCGGGGGCCACCAGGACATTGTGCTATACCTCATCACCAAGGCCAAGTATTCCTCTGGGGCCCGGTGATCTGTCTCTGCTGTCAGGTAAAAGTAGAacattaaagaaagaaagaaagaaaagagcaaaacacATCAGCAACAAATTCAATCTTAAAACTGCAACgcaattaaagaaaacatgttctttTCAAAACATAGCTGCCATTATTTACGTATTTGTGCCAAAATATAtggaaaggaaataaaattgcGCAAAAATCTCCCCTCTCTGTAAACCAAACAGGGCCATCTGTGCGCACCGCATGGTTCTCTCAGACCAGAGCCGGCCCGAGGTTTTAAGGGGCCTTTAGCAGAATTTGATGGGGGGGAATACTTTTTCAATTAATCACCAGCAACCATGGGCAGAGCTAAATCAGGTTTCTGTGAAGATGGGAAACATTTGACTGATTGCACTGGGATGTTTCTAGACCTAAAGCCAAACTGATGCAGACGATCTAAATGCAAGCATCCTGGAAGTACGATCTTCTTGTAATATTTAAGCTGGCTGTGTTTTTCAGCACTTTATGGTTTAATATTTGCAACTTTTTCCCAGCccacaaaagataaataaattagcCTTATTCAAATCCAGTTACAGTGTGCAAGAATTATAATTCAAGCccagaaataacaaaaacaaaacatttaactgcACTGTAGTTATTTACTGTTAGTCCATttgctgttcttttttaaaaataatttctaatcttttaaattaactttcctgaaaaaatctaatcaactataaaactaaactaatttCACTATataaatctgtaattttgaAATGTATATTCTTTCCAAAATTTGGGCCCCCTTCTGATTGTTTTGTGGCCCTCTTTTTCACTTATTCCTTGGGCCGGTTCTGTCTCACACACAGTCACGCAGCTTCATTATGAATCTCTCACAAAAAGCACCTCACTCCGGTGAGCTTGTTGGTACTTAAAGCTTTCGTCTTGAATGTTCATACAACATCGTGTCATTATAGAAGAAACTGTCACACCGTAtctgcgtgcgtgcgtgcgtgtgtgtgtgtgtgtgtgtggatagTGCAGTGCAGATGGCCCAGTTTTTTCATTCAAAGTGAATCGTTTCTTTGTGGGAGTGCAGATTTGACCTGTTGCTCCTCATTGTCCTGTAAAAATACCCACATtttttgtaagttatttttatgtgaaacacGGCACTTGATGCTGCTCGGCTGCATGCTGGAATATCTGAAAGGGAAGACACACGAACAAGAGGAGAAACCCTCTGTTGGTTTCCTGAGGTCTCTCTTTTTTCCTAAATTAATACATATTATAAACTCAAAATGAGGATCATACAGCTACAATTGTATTTTCTATGTATTCAGGGTTCctgctcatttttcttttcacaactCCACATGTTTCTGGACTCACACCAACAGAGTTCTCATTTTGCAAAGTTCGCTCTCTACTTccttcagacattttattttattgaggtCAAGCTTTGGAAAAGGAAACCTGCAAAAATCCCAGATTCCAAGCACGGATGGATGCAGCGTTTAGACAACGGGACAGTGAATAAAGTCTGGAGACAGAAACGTTTTTCCagagtttatttaatttttccatACAGCGTAGGAACCCTGTGAGTGACTCCATCGTTGTTGTGAAGTACTGTACACAATAGCTTTACCTTTTTGACAGTAGCTGAATGGGCTctgcaaacacacattttgcCATTGCTGGTGTCCCAACCTTTCAGGCCAGTGCGACCACTCTGCCCTGGTGGTCATCGTATTAAGAACCGCTGCTTTCGCTTTGTATGtcgttaaagaaaaaaaaaaaaaaaggaaaatttggATTTCACTTTATAATCTCCTTTCAGTATTCTGTTAACATCCTAGTCATCACTGTGAAAGCAGgctgattttattgtttttttttttcttttatatttatgaagGTACATTGAAAAGATGCATTTTTGAATATGTTGTGGttctactttttaaaagaaaaacacctgtAGAGTCAGAGTTTGGTGGGTGACTCAAGCTGCTTCAGActcttctttttaatttttaaattttttttttttgagtgcaAACCTGCAACCCCCCTCCTCCTTAGATGACCCACACAGCTTTAGCCTGTTGACCCTCAAGAGGACTTTCAATTAAactgacttttcttttcttttttcgttTGGTTGCCCTTTTTCCCAGCTACCTCGTCTGTAAAGTATTCTCAAGCTGTTTCGCCTTCTCCCAGCTTGCCCTGCCAATCATGCCAGTATCTGTCTGCTATGTAACCTTAACAGAGACGATGGACTTCGGTGCAGAAGATGCAATGCATTCCTCAGTCAGGACAGTTTATGTTACACTACAACCAAACCAGTGCTGACTACAGCATGAGCCCCCCCCTCCCTCTGAACTCCACTTtactctttcttcctctctctgtgtCCTCATCagcctgttttattttattttattttattttattttattttcgttGTATAGCATGACTTATAAATGCAGGGAGTTTTATTGCACAAAAATACAGAGCCTTGCGCACCCCTAGTGTTCAAACGGGGTAACTTCAGAAGGCTTTGGAATATTTTCTACTACTGAGCAGGATTCTTCTTACTGATGGATGATGAagactttatgaaaaaaaactacgtatgactattgcaggatgtcacacaataaataaaaaaaggaaaattggaTTTTGTAAGCTTGCCTGCTACATTTTGAGAGTCATGACACcctaactgttttttttttttttttttttaacaatgctgcttgttttgtgtcttttctaattgatgatcatttttttaaagcctaCTGCTTCACAGCAACACTGGTCTAACTCAtgagaagctttttttttttttttaaagtgtcttttATTTCTGCGTGAGCCTgacatgtgtttgtgtttgcttcTCATGGGGGCCCGTGTGGCTTTTAAACAGTCATCAGCCAGACTGAGAAGCTTCCCTGGAATAATCATCCGGAATCCTACAATAAAGCTCCACTACGACAAGGTATAGATTCACATCaggcaacaaataaaatatgcatcGCTTGTGTTTAAACttgatctttcttttttattttttgttaagaaaaaaaaattgcactgaTGACTGTTGTTGAAAAGTTGGCTTTTATGtgtcaacatttaatttttttctgaatagaaaaaaaacaaacacaacaaaatactATTGTATATGTATACGCTCCAGGTGATAATGTCATAAtgtatgttttactttgtggaaaaaaaacatgtttttcaacaaAGATGTGTGTATCTCTGTGATTgggtgtatgtatatatacatatggatatatatataaatgctgatgatgatgatgatatcTTGGGGCACTTTCTTTTCTGAAGTGCTGTCTTCCTGTTGTGTCGTTTTAAAAGGGGGAATAATACATTTGATGGTAAGATCATTGTAACGTGGTTAAAAATTGCACGCTTGTGTGGTTATACGGCTCACCGAGTCATAACATTTATGACGCGCAGAGCCAGCTGTCGGAATGGTGTACATGAGTgagatgatatttttttttctagaaaaaatggagaagaaaaaaaaaaaagaaagaaagtgagtaAGTGCAGATATTTTCTTTTGGGTCAGTCAGCATGTGTTTCTGGTCTTGCTTCATTTCAAGCAAAAGGAAACAGATGAATCTTTAATGAGTGATGCAGATGTTCCATcttgtctgttttattattttttttgtatacttttctttttgaacatTTGTAACACTGTGATGATGGTGACGTGACGTCACATTGAGATGAGTGCTGTATTATTTTTGTACGTTTGTGTACAAGCCAGTAAAGAAAtcattaaactaaaaaaaagaagaaaaaaaaccagatCTTGTGTATGGATGAGTTTCTTCCTCTTCGTCCTGCTGGATTTTGTTCATGGAAGGAATTGGTTTTGGAAAATGCACCTCCCCTCCCACCAACTCCCAGACTTCCAAGTCGGGCACAGCCCAGATCCCAGTTCTCCCCTTTTGTCATTCATCATGGCCTCATCCTTTCACTGCTGGGATAAAGGAGCCTGGTGCATTGTGGGTAGGCTCAGTTTTAAAGTAGGGTCCCCTCCCCTGTGTGTGTTGTGGGAGAGATGGTTTTATGTTACCCACGAagacccacacacacccccccgcacgcctacacacacgcacacccacacaaacTTTCCAAAAAACTCTTCCCTTGTACAACTTTTGCACTTATTCAGCTGTTCTGACCTTTCTTTGGTCTTCAATGCGttgcttttcagattatttttgtgtcaACAAAAGTCTAAACTTGtgataaaaaacacaatactCAATTTAGTCacataatttgtttaaaacacaTCACTGTTTTCACCTCATTTTGTTGTGGCTCTGCTTGCAACATATAGAATGTCTTGTTAAAATCTTGCAATAACTTTCAGTTCAAAAattagggaaaaaaagagactatCATTGTTGACTGCATTTGTTAGCCACAAATGTCAACGTATTTCATTGACCCTTTATGCTTTAGTCCTACACAGGttaatgtataatttaaaaagcagaaggaaaagtAAACGTgacttaaaatgtaaataattgaaactcagtcagactggatagTAACAGTGATACcactg contains:
- the nrarpa gene encoding notch-regulated ankyrin repeat-containing protein A; the protein is MSQADVSTCSAPQRVFQEAVKKGNTKELHSLLQNMTNCEFNVNSFGPEGQTALHQSVIDGNLELVKLLVKFGADIRLANREGWSALHIAAFGGHQDIVLYLITKAKYSSGAR